A single Triticum dicoccoides isolate Atlit2015 ecotype Zavitan chromosome 2A, WEW_v2.0, whole genome shotgun sequence DNA region contains:
- the LOC119355462 gene encoding uncharacterized protein LOC119355462, with translation MAHAAHARSRCVVALLFAVAVFLACLPPAATASASSSSRAAAAALQRVEMAAMYTPQDLQEKPDVTKDAEEDVSTTGFGAEEEREVPTGPDPIHHHGRGPRRRQSP, from the exons ATGGCTCATGCCGCCCACGCGAGGTCGCGCTGCGTCGTCGCGCTGCTCTTCGCCGTCGCCGTCTTCCTCGCCTGCttgccgcccgccgccaccgcctccgcctcctcgTCTTCCCGGGCAG CGGCGGCGGCATTGCAACGAGTCGAGATGGCGGCCATGTACACCCCGCAGGACCTGCAGGAGAAGCCGGATGTGACCAAG GACGCGGAGGAGGACGTGAGCACGACGGGGTTCGgcgcggaggaggagagggaggtgcCCACCGGGCCGGACCCCATCCACCACCACGGCAGGGGACCCAGGCGCCGGCAGTCGCCCTGA